One Actinomycetota bacterium DNA window includes the following coding sequences:
- a CDS encoding transposase, with translation YKEVYHTRDERIYELQAAVRAYDRIVGRITAVKNQIKAELRGEGVITEGAKVFGKRGREEALDLPKSPTLREIIAADYEQLDFLLRAQAQAKRRFVRLGAELGIVRAWQAIPGIGPVTAARYCACIKCPHRFANKGQITRYSRLGVTQSETGGKSLRRQHLDPSGCGALKDVSHKAFRAAMRTREDNLIKRATRVPSQAPAWRPTPASPPRERYLPSCGPCGGMARLTTTIMI, from the coding sequence ACTACAAGGAGGTCTACCACACCCGAGACGAGAGGATCTACGAGCTCCAGGCAGCAGTCAGGGCCTACGACCGCATAGTGGGAAGGATCACGGCGGTAAAGAACCAGATCAAGGCGGAGCTCAGGGGAGAGGGCGTGATCACAGAAGGGGCCAAGGTCTTCGGCAAGAGGGGACGCGAGGAAGCCCTGGACCTTCCTAAAAGCCCGACCCTGCGGGAGATCATCGCCGCCGACTATGAACAGCTGGACTTCCTGCTGCGCGCCCAGGCCCAGGCCAAGCGGCGTTTTGTGCGCCTGGGTGCTGAGCTCGGCATCGTGCGGGCGTGGCAGGCCATCCCCGGGATAGGACCGGTTACGGCCGCCCGCTACTGCGCCTGCATAAAGTGCCCCCACCGCTTCGCGAACAAGGGCCAGATCACCCGCTACTCCCGCCTGGGGGTGACCCAGTCAGAGACCGGGGGCAAGAGCCTGCGCCGGCAGCACCTGGACCCGTCCGGTTGCGGTGCGCTCAAGGACGTCTCGCACAAGGCCTTCCGGGCCGCTATGCGCACGCGCGAAGACAACCTCATCAAGCGGGCTACGCGAGTTCCCTCGCAAGCACCGGCCTGGAGACCCACGCCCGCCTCACCACCCAGAGAAAGATACTTGCCATCATGTGGGCCATGTGGAGGGATGGCACGGCTTACGACGACAATTATGATCTGA
- a CDS encoding SDR family oxidoreductase produces MDFFEGKTAVVTGAGSGIGRALALALGDAGCRVAITDIVKERIDGVVDELTGKGVDARGYLVDHSKREDVERFADAFFSEWGHVDILCSNAGVGHGGRFEETPLEDWDWVLGVNLFGAIYTLYNFVPRMIERGRGSVLLTASDAGLYSIPCMSPYNTSKHAVLGLGETLRMELIAHNIKVSILCPGFIDTRIIADGRVYLYNSTGKSSKEEIVAFYKKQGVDPSIVARAALRGLEKDKGIVLAPPSHSLPQFILFRISPSFYYSLFRFLWKRGFIHKIFGAQP; encoded by the coding sequence ATGGATTTTTTCGAGGGAAAGACGGCGGTCGTCACCGGTGCCGGCTCGGGCATCGGCAGGGCCCTGGCGCTGGCTTTGGGAGATGCCGGTTGCAGGGTAGCGATAACGGACATCGTCAAGGAGCGCATCGACGGCGTGGTGGATGAACTCACGGGAAAAGGCGTAGATGCCAGAGGCTATCTGGTTGATCACTCCAAGCGCGAGGACGTCGAGCGCTTCGCCGACGCTTTCTTCTCGGAGTGGGGCCATGTGGATATCCTGTGCAGCAACGCCGGGGTCGGCCACGGGGGCAGGTTCGAGGAGACGCCCCTCGAGGACTGGGACTGGGTGTTAGGGGTAAACCTCTTCGGCGCCATCTACACTCTCTACAACTTCGTCCCCAGGATGATAGAGCGCGGGCGAGGCTCCGTCCTGCTCACCGCCAGCGACGCCGGCCTTTACTCCATCCCCTGCATGTCTCCTTACAACACCAGCAAGCACGCTGTCCTGGGCCTGGGCGAGACGCTGCGCATGGAATTGATCGCCCACAACATCAAGGTGAGCATCCTCTGCCCGGGTTTCATCGACACCAGGATCATCGCCGACGGAAGGGTCTATCTCTACAACAGCACCGGGAAGAGCTCCAAGGAAGAGATAGTGGCGTTCTATAAGAAGCAGGGGGTGGACCCCTCCATCGTGGCCAGGGCGGCCTTGCGCGGGCTGGAGAAGGACAAGGGTATCGTCCTGGCACCTCCTTCCCATTCCCTGCCCCAGTTCATCCTCTTCCGCATATCGCCCTCCTTTTACTACAGCCTCTTTCGCTTCCTGTGGAAGAGGGGGTTCATCCACAAGATATTCGGCGCCCAGCCCTGA